The Pseudomonas fluorescens genome includes a window with the following:
- a CDS encoding single-stranded DNA-binding protein produces MSTFFVGEGNIGSAPEFQEFPSGNDEPRRLLRLNVYFDNPVPREGSYEDRGGYWAPVELWHREAEHWSTLYQKGMRVLVEGRTVRDEWEDSEDNARVTFKIEARRVGILPHRVQNVVMRERSSESASSAAPVGQATDQASSPASKSKKRRGQPPSA; encoded by the coding sequence ATGAGTACCTTTTTCGTCGGCGAAGGCAACATCGGCAGTGCGCCAGAGTTCCAGGAGTTCCCATCAGGTAATGACGAGCCACGGCGTTTGCTGCGCCTGAATGTGTACTTCGACAACCCCGTGCCACGCGAGGGTAGCTATGAAGATCGAGGCGGCTATTGGGCGCCAGTTGAGCTCTGGCACCGCGAGGCTGAACACTGGAGTACGCTGTACCAGAAAGGTATGCGTGTGTTGGTCGAAGGCCGGACCGTGCGCGATGAGTGGGAGGACAGTGAAGACAATGCGCGGGTCACCTTCAAGATCGAGGCGCGTCGTGTCGGCATCCTGCCTCATCGCGTGCAGAACGTGGTCATGCGGGAGCGCTCAAGTGAATCAGCCTCGTCTGCGGCTCCCGTCGGGCAGGCTACAGACCAGGCCAGCTCGCCTGCGTCGAAGTCCAAAAAGCGCAGAGGGCAGCCACCATCGGCATGA
- a CDS encoding STY4534 family ICE replication protein, whose protein sequence is MAHANQSQEATTYFNLHTVGIGYLNRVREVQVRRGQPFVACDIAALHGATDAVEYTRFDCKVAGGEAERLIRLYMDAVKADKKVLLSFRIGDLWIDPFLYEKGDKQGQPGASLKGRLLYIDWIKVNGTFEYKAPARQEATAPAEQTPNSEPSPKSTDADAEDTAPPAKSRIEPESAPTSRTARRVATRTVQSA, encoded by the coding sequence ATGGCCCACGCCAACCAATCCCAAGAAGCGACCACTTACTTCAACCTACACACCGTCGGTATCGGCTACCTCAACCGTGTCCGTGAAGTACAAGTCCGCCGCGGCCAGCCGTTCGTGGCCTGCGATATCGCGGCTCTGCATGGTGCCACTGATGCAGTGGAATACACCCGTTTCGACTGCAAAGTCGCAGGGGGCGAAGCTGAACGTTTGATTCGCCTCTATATGGACGCCGTCAAAGCCGATAAAAAGGTATTGCTGTCGTTCCGTATCGGCGACCTGTGGATTGACCCATTTCTCTATGAGAAAGGCGATAAACAAGGCCAACCGGGCGCCAGCCTGAAAGGTCGTCTGCTGTACATCGACTGGATCAAGGTCAACGGCACGTTCGAGTACAAAGCGCCTGCCAGGCAGGAAGCAACAGCACCTGCTGAGCAAACGCCAAACAGTGAGCCATCCCCAAAGTCGACTGATGCCGATGCCGAGGATACCGCCCCCCCAGCAAAGTCCAGGATTGAACCTGAATCTGCACCCACTTCCCGCACGGCTCGCCGTGTTGCCACACGTACTGTTCAGTCCGCCTGA
- the radC gene encoding RadC family protein — MSTQLTLIETSDVEGDRIAQENQLIDEALRILDRRLFTRGPNLTSPDAVGSYLKLHLAPQEHEVFGVIFLDARHRVLAFEILFHGSIDGASVYPRQVVKRSLAHNAAAAIVCHNHPSGCTEPSLADRALTARLKEALDLIEVRVLDHFIVGEGRPLSLAEHGWL, encoded by the coding sequence ATGAGCACCCAACTTACCCTGATTGAAACCTCGGATGTCGAGGGGGATCGTATCGCCCAAGAAAACCAGTTGATTGATGAAGCGCTACGTATTCTGGATCGTCGGCTGTTCACCCGCGGCCCTAACCTAACGTCACCTGACGCCGTGGGCTCATACCTAAAACTGCATCTTGCACCACAAGAGCATGAAGTCTTCGGTGTGATTTTTCTCGATGCCCGCCATCGCGTTCTGGCATTCGAGATCCTCTTTCACGGGAGCATCGATGGCGCCAGCGTTTACCCCCGCCAAGTCGTCAAGCGCTCCCTAGCGCATAACGCAGCAGCTGCCATTGTCTGCCACAACCACCCCTCCGGTTGCACGGAACCCAGCCTGGCGGATCGCGCCTTGACCGCACGATTGAAAGAGGCCTTGGATTTGATCGAAGTGCGCGTACTGGATCACTTCATCGTAGGCGAAGGTCGTCCTCTCTCCCTTGCCGAGCATGGCTGGCTTTAA
- a CDS encoding PFL_4669 family integrating conjugative element protein: MADHYQLNLGSLRSSITLTLHTHHAARIWQGRTAREGVHSIMGMAGYISVTNLIKQTAAQDDPYADWAIVQLEEKLMQAKAGMLELTQQLDRIRQDLPTQIDMSDNLNIHPVTLPLYIGSQLGFLAVYLLTDYDTLVRHTLLAHHTALIGRRDMEAWIDDGAHLLRSLFGQAQRYRLAGVTRDDMAANNARALAAMEKFGLPPMDILEGHRRSQFAPPIIRRGAVAVDGADALAEDAVEPFGTVDEPEDEV; encoded by the coding sequence GTGGCCGATCACTATCAGCTCAACCTGGGTTCATTGCGCAGCAGCATCACCCTGACCCTGCACACGCACCACGCCGCCCGGATCTGGCAAGGCCGGACCGCACGCGAAGGCGTCCACTCGATTATGGGTATGGCCGGCTACATCAGCGTCACTAACCTGATCAAACAAACCGCAGCGCAGGACGATCCTTATGCCGACTGGGCGATCGTGCAGCTCGAAGAAAAATTGATGCAGGCCAAGGCTGGGATGCTGGAACTGACCCAGCAGTTGGACCGGATCAGACAGGACCTGCCGACGCAGATCGACATGAGCGACAACCTCAATATCCACCCCGTCACTTTACCCTTGTACATCGGCAGTCAACTGGGGTTTCTCGCCGTCTACCTGCTGACTGACTACGACACGCTGGTGCGGCATACCCTATTGGCCCATCACACCGCCTTGATCGGTCGCCGAGACATGGAAGCCTGGATCGACGACGGCGCCCATCTGCTGCGCAGCCTGTTCGGCCAGGCGCAGCGTTATCGACTTGCAGGTGTCACGCGCGATGATATGGCCGCAAACAATGCCCGCGCCCTGGCGGCCATGGAAAAATTTGGGTTGCCCCCAATGGACATCCTTGAGGGGCATCGTCGTTCCCAGTTCGCGCCACCCATCATTCGTCGTGGTGCTGTGGCAGTGGATGGCGCTGACGCGTTGGCAGAGGACGCGGTGGAGCCGTTTGGGACAGTGGATGAGCCGGAGGACGAAGTATGA
- a CDS encoding DUF2857 domain-containing protein has product MNLSFNVLNQAMLTQVLHELRLGNLQRCKALGLGEEDIYLLQSLPPTTLSRLAHATVPWVEVKIDSPVLHRLIDQAERDEHNERLINRALKLGASSTIMYQCFGLAHSETALRRRLLKIETRKGRPQNLSEAQEHALWQRWCQLRDQDGAENQLDAMMMLAEEQQISLTIVWQQIDHYSNRT; this is encoded by the coding sequence ATGAACCTGTCCTTCAATGTGCTCAACCAGGCCATGTTGACTCAGGTCCTTCACGAGTTGCGCCTGGGTAATCTGCAACGCTGCAAAGCACTCGGACTGGGTGAAGAGGACATCTACCTGCTGCAATCATTACCGCCGACCACATTGTCACGCCTGGCCCATGCCACCGTCCCCTGGGTTGAGGTCAAGATTGATTCGCCGGTGTTGCATCGGTTGATCGACCAGGCCGAACGCGACGAACATAACGAGCGCTTAATCAACCGAGCGCTAAAGCTCGGTGCTAGCAGTACCATCATGTATCAGTGCTTCGGCTTGGCGCATTCGGAAACCGCCCTGCGCCGACGTCTGCTCAAGATAGAAACCCGTAAGGGCCGCCCACAGAATTTGAGTGAAGCGCAGGAACATGCGCTCTGGCAGCGTTGGTGCCAACTACGCGATCAGGACGGTGCTGAAAATCAACTCGACGCCATGATGATGTTGGCGGAGGAGCAACAGATCAGCTTGACCATCGTTTGGCAGCAGATCGACCATTACAGTAACAGGACATGA
- a CDS encoding STY4528 family pathogenicity island replication protein — translation MNTVPSGRWQRVLQQCTQQLSERWPARPTTEPPSNQALQAGFLFSGQSHEVVPRRLLLDSRLTPLERNAWQVFRLMLQGQGVVTPRYEDLQPYLSSVPYGASASRETIARVLTMLRLTRWLSLVTRGRDQLSGRLQGSLYVLHDEPLTPAEAMELDQDYLELAGHALDHATKAVRIVAQHVLEEIRQDTDIDLGRLPTRLDSWNEHWTQQGLDQATDEALHDSELGGDHPVRNRAGPRSDSEPGLNAHVSGTVRSPNAACTVLKESIRTVPRATPAVDNLHWPDPLHLSPSERQAVTMTLNKLKPTDRQAVLNEAGARCAAGRVRKPAAYLMGLIQRALKGDFHPWASQAESLPIAEPPPAPPRQLRKKGEPASALAQACLDELRQLRGKRPGRQ, via the coding sequence ATGAACACTGTCCCGTCCGGTCGCTGGCAACGTGTCCTGCAGCAATGCACCCAACAACTAAGTGAACGTTGGCCCGCACGCCCCACCACTGAACCTCCTTCCAACCAGGCCCTGCAGGCGGGCTTTTTGTTCAGTGGTCAATCTCACGAAGTCGTGCCGCGTCGGCTGCTGCTGGATAGTCGGCTGACGCCATTGGAACGGAATGCCTGGCAAGTATTTCGACTCATGCTGCAAGGTCAGGGCGTGGTCACGCCGCGCTATGAAGATCTGCAGCCTTACTTGTCGAGCGTGCCCTACGGTGCGTCAGCCTCCCGTGAAACCATCGCTCGCGTCTTGACGATGCTCAGGCTGACTCGCTGGCTCAGTTTAGTAACTCGTGGCCGCGATCAGCTCAGCGGGCGCCTACAAGGTTCTCTGTACGTCCTGCACGATGAACCGTTAACCCCCGCCGAAGCCATGGAGCTGGATCAGGATTACCTGGAGCTCGCAGGACACGCCCTCGATCATGCAACCAAGGCGGTGCGAATTGTCGCTCAGCATGTTTTGGAAGAAATCCGCCAAGACACCGATATCGATCTGGGTCGACTCCCCACCCGGCTCGACAGTTGGAATGAACATTGGACACAACAAGGATTGGATCAGGCTACCGATGAAGCGTTACACGATTCCGAACTGGGTGGCGACCACCCCGTTCGGAATCGTGCGGGACCTCGTTCGGATTCCGAACCGGGTCTGAACGCCCATGTTTCTGGCACCGTTCGGAGTCCGAATGCCGCCTGTACTGTATTAAAAGAAAGTATACGTACTGTACCGCGCGCGACCCCAGCAGTGGATAACCTGCACTGGCCTGATCCGCTGCACCTAAGTCCGAGCGAGCGGCAGGCCGTCACCATGACGCTGAACAAGCTTAAACCAACAGATCGGCAGGCGGTGCTCAACGAAGCGGGCGCACGCTGTGCGGCAGGACGCGTCCGCAAACCCGCGGCGTATCTGATGGGCCTGATCCAGCGGGCGCTGAAAGGCGATTTCCACCCTTGGGCAAGTCAGGCTGAATCGTTACCCATTGCAGAACCGCCACCCGCTCCCCCGCGCCAACTTAGGAAAAAGGGCGAACCCGCCTCTGCCCTCGCCCAAGCGTGCCTGGATGAACTGCGCCAGCTACGTGGCAAACGCCCTGGACGTCAGTAG
- a CDS encoding PilL N-terminal domain-containing protein, translated as MERFFTPVCLLGLLSACTAQIQYPLPTNPEIDGSSNRPQLSRSPADESHPSELRYGRYTLVSTEPTTEQRDLLAQIVDVSIPSNLNPSVQETMHYVLQRSGYSLCPSAEPVKILFTRPLPAAHYRLGPIPLRSALQVLAGPAWQLTTDEVSRSVCFERKKNDAGTVQITPTSSHQSEAHP; from the coding sequence ATGGAGCGTTTTTTCACGCCTGTCTGCCTGCTGGGCTTGTTGAGTGCCTGCACCGCACAAATCCAATACCCATTGCCGACTAATCCAGAGATTGACGGTAGTTCCAATCGGCCCCAGTTATCGAGGAGCCCGGCCGACGAAAGCCATCCGTCAGAACTCCGCTATGGCCGCTATACACTGGTCAGCACCGAGCCCACCACGGAACAACGTGATCTTCTCGCTCAAATCGTTGACGTGAGCATTCCGTCCAACCTGAATCCTTCGGTACAGGAGACGATGCACTACGTGCTGCAGCGCTCGGGTTATTCGCTCTGCCCTTCTGCCGAACCTGTAAAGATACTTTTCACCCGGCCTCTGCCCGCAGCCCATTACCGGCTCGGCCCGATCCCATTACGCAGCGCACTGCAGGTACTGGCTGGCCCCGCCTGGCAACTCACGACCGATGAGGTCAGCCGTTCGGTCTGTTTCGAACGGAAGAAAAATGACGCTGGCACCGTGCAGATCACACCAACCTCGTCCCATCAGTCGGAGGCACACCCATGA
- a CDS encoding ParB family protein: MKKLTQEEITEKLHQDHFPRGPELGRLSDPLTDTPMLVTLEQLRPYEHNPRFIRNPLYDDIKASIRERGLDQPPPITRRPGEAYFIIRNGGNTRLAILGELWQETRDESFFRINCLFRPWTDEISALLGHLAESDLHGQLTFIERALAVTKLKTMLELDGATLSQRELARRLAAGGYPISQSHISRMLDTLEHLLPAIPQTLYAGLGKPKIERLIGLRSQAERTWNRYLTDTIAFPELWLDTLGQFDADPESFDLEQIQDELLERMSRLLGQSYRMLALELGDTQRVIQTPGVVVTPPQNNLLPSVDEPAAEPPPSEPQPKSAENWTQTETEREEQLTLPVTNVVSAVSPPSRVQQIRGQIDRATASEPTKTVVTCPIDDIWIIAPTLDTPEQLRLAIAGLAREMAAYAGRPESIIDQKHGLGFALSIEQLDLAAPRAAGVHLLLLALLRAQDEVNWEDRKQLPSALFGQLLLGVYQLPLADRPAVDVGLERLPDSLLIKLYRLIRLARRLIDLTLTHEDDSTKELP, from the coding sequence ATGAAGAAGCTCACTCAGGAGGAAATCACAGAAAAACTGCACCAGGACCACTTCCCTCGCGGTCCAGAACTGGGGCGGTTGTCCGATCCACTCACTGATACGCCTATGCTGGTCACGCTCGAGCAGTTGCGGCCCTACGAACACAACCCGCGGTTCATCCGTAACCCACTTTATGACGATATCAAGGCATCAATCCGTGAACGCGGGCTGGATCAACCGCCGCCGATTACTCGCCGCCCGGGAGAAGCCTATTTCATCATCCGAAACGGCGGCAATACGCGCTTGGCGATTCTCGGCGAGCTGTGGCAGGAAACCCGCGACGAGAGTTTCTTCCGCATCAATTGCCTGTTCCGCCCCTGGACTGATGAAATCAGTGCCCTACTCGGCCATCTTGCCGAAAGCGATCTGCACGGCCAGCTCACCTTCATCGAACGTGCTCTGGCAGTGACCAAACTCAAGACCATGCTCGAATTAGATGGAGCAACACTCTCGCAACGTGAGCTGGCACGACGTCTTGCCGCTGGAGGCTATCCGATTTCTCAGTCGCACATCAGCCGGATGCTCGACACCCTCGAACACCTACTGCCCGCCATTCCACAAACCCTGTACGCCGGATTAGGGAAACCAAAAATTGAACGCCTGATTGGTCTGCGTAGCCAGGCGGAACGAACCTGGAATCGTTATCTAACCGACACCATCGCTTTTCCCGAGCTTTGGCTCGACACCCTAGGGCAATTCGATGCCGACCCAGAGTCTTTCGACCTTGAGCAAATCCAGGATGAACTGCTCGAACGCATGAGTCGCTTACTCGGACAGTCCTACCGCATGTTGGCCCTGGAGCTGGGCGATACCCAACGGGTTATCCAGACGCCCGGCGTAGTCGTCACGCCCCCGCAGAACAACCTTCTGCCGAGCGTTGATGAGCCCGCGGCCGAGCCTCCTCCATCCGAGCCGCAACCCAAATCAGCTGAAAACTGGACGCAGACCGAAACAGAGCGAGAGGAACAGCTCACGCTGCCCGTAACGAATGTCGTATCAGCAGTCAGCCCTCCGTCACGTGTCCAGCAGATCCGCGGGCAGATTGATCGCGCCACTGCCTCCGAACCAACAAAAACCGTCGTAACCTGTCCGATCGACGACATCTGGATCATCGCACCAACACTGGATACCCCCGAACAACTGCGCTTGGCCATTGCCGGCCTGGCTCGGGAAATGGCGGCCTATGCCGGACGCCCCGAGAGCATCATCGACCAGAAGCACGGCCTGGGCTTCGCCCTCAGCATCGAGCAACTTGATCTTGCAGCGCCTCGTGCGGCCGGCGTTCACCTATTGCTCTTGGCCCTGCTGCGTGCCCAAGACGAAGTGAACTGGGAGGATCGCAAGCAATTGCCCTCAGCCCTGTTCGGGCAACTGCTATTGGGAGTCTATCAACTCCCGCTGGCCGATCGTCCCGCCGTGGACGTAGGACTGGAGCGATTGCCCGACAGCTTGTTAATTAAACTGTATCGCCTGATCCGTCTGGCCCGTCGTCTGATTGACCTAACGCTTACTCATGAAGACGATTCAACGAAGGAGTTGCCATGA
- a CDS encoding DNA topoisomerase III has translation MRLFLCEKPSQGRDIAKVLGASRRGDGCLIGRETTVTWCIGHLLETAPPEAYGDQYKTWSLDHLPIIPAQWRVEVKPKTVAQFKIIKHLLSEATTVVIATDADREGEMIARELLEICNYRGSVERLWLSALNEASIRKALSSLKSSQETFPLYHSALARSRADWLIGMNLSRLFTLLGRRAGYDGVLSVGRVQTPTLRLVVERDRAIASFVSVPYWVVDVHLSSMGQPFIASWIPPNSGRDEAGRCLQQALASQTLQALSSSKTATVVSLQTEHLREAPPLPFDLSTLQEVCSRKLGLGAQETLNNAQALYETHKATSYPRSDCRYLPESMFNEVAAVFDALLRMDPALRPALGGVDQSLRSRAWNDAKITAHHAIIPTTEPANLGRMSEQERQVYELIRSHYLAQFLPHHEFDRTEVELECGAERLTAVGKQILVQGWKGLLSDNPDDDEPSQKSQVLPALQQGRQCAVDDVELKSMRTAAPKPLTEGDLIKAMKNVAKLVNDPRLKQKLRDTTGIGTEATRAGIIKGLIDRGYLLKKKRALTASAAAHTLIEAVPAAVADPGMTAIWEQALDEIEAGRLTLDTFVAKQAHWITQLISNCGALTLSVPVEAGPVCPLCNASMLRRKGKSGPFWSCSQYPDCKGTVPISKGTRRP, from the coding sequence ATGCGTCTCTTTCTCTGCGAGAAACCCTCCCAAGGTCGTGACATCGCCAAGGTTCTCGGAGCCAGCCGACGTGGTGATGGTTGCTTGATCGGACGCGAGACAACCGTCACCTGGTGTATCGGTCACCTGCTGGAAACGGCCCCACCTGAAGCCTATGGCGATCAGTACAAAACCTGGTCGCTGGATCATCTACCGATCATTCCCGCGCAGTGGAGGGTTGAGGTCAAACCCAAGACTGTCGCGCAGTTCAAAATCATCAAACACCTGCTCAGCGAAGCTACCACCGTCGTCATCGCCACCGACGCCGATCGCGAAGGTGAAATGATTGCCCGCGAGTTACTAGAGATCTGCAACTATCGTGGTTCTGTTGAGCGCCTCTGGTTATCCGCACTCAACGAGGCGTCGATTCGCAAAGCACTGTCCTCGCTGAAGTCTAGTCAGGAGACCTTCCCGCTCTATCACTCAGCCCTCGCCCGCAGCCGCGCCGATTGGCTGATTGGTATGAATCTCAGTCGTTTGTTTACCCTCCTAGGACGGCGGGCGGGCTATGACGGCGTGCTGTCGGTTGGACGCGTCCAAACGCCCACTTTGCGCTTGGTGGTTGAACGAGACCGCGCGATTGCCAGCTTCGTCTCTGTGCCGTATTGGGTGGTGGATGTGCACCTGTCTTCAATGGGGCAACCCTTCATCGCATCGTGGATACCGCCAAACTCAGGACGTGACGAAGCCGGTCGCTGCCTGCAGCAAGCGCTTGCCAGTCAAACCCTCCAAGCGCTTTCTAGCAGCAAGACCGCCACCGTAGTCTCGCTGCAGACTGAGCATTTGCGCGAAGCGCCACCCCTGCCCTTCGACCTGAGCACACTGCAAGAAGTCTGTTCACGCAAGCTGGGACTTGGCGCGCAGGAAACCCTGAATAATGCCCAAGCCCTGTATGAAACCCACAAAGCCACCAGCTATCCGCGCAGCGATTGCCGTTATTTGCCAGAGAGCATGTTCAACGAGGTAGCCGCGGTATTCGATGCCCTGCTCAGAATGGATCCCGCGTTACGCCCAGCGCTCGGAGGCGTCGATCAATCATTGCGCTCACGAGCATGGAACGATGCCAAGATCACCGCGCACCACGCCATCATCCCCACCACCGAGCCGGCGAACCTTGGGCGGATGTCTGAACAAGAGCGCCAAGTCTACGAACTGATTCGTAGCCACTACCTCGCGCAATTCCTGCCGCATCACGAGTTTGATCGAACCGAGGTCGAACTGGAGTGCGGCGCCGAGCGTTTGACTGCTGTTGGCAAACAGATCCTCGTCCAAGGCTGGAAAGGCTTACTCTCCGACAACCCCGACGACGATGAGCCTAGTCAAAAGTCCCAGGTGTTGCCCGCCCTACAACAGGGTAGGCAGTGCGCAGTGGACGACGTTGAACTCAAATCCATGCGCACCGCTGCGCCCAAACCGCTCACCGAGGGTGATCTGATCAAGGCCATGAAAAACGTGGCCAAGCTGGTCAACGACCCACGCCTGAAACAGAAACTTCGGGACACCACCGGTATCGGCACCGAAGCCACGCGAGCCGGCATTATCAAGGGGTTGATTGATCGCGGTTACTTGTTGAAGAAAAAACGTGCATTAACGGCCTCCGCAGCGGCCCATACCCTGATCGAAGCGGTACCCGCAGCAGTCGCGGATCCGGGTATGACAGCGATCTGGGAGCAAGCTCTGGATGAAATCGAAGCGGGACGTCTGACCTTGGATACATTCGTTGCCAAGCAGGCGCACTGGATTACGCAGCTGATTTCAAACTGCGGAGCACTCACCTTGTCGGTGCCGGTCGAAGCCGGGCCTGTCTGCCCCCTTTGCAACGCATCAATGCTTAGGCGGAAGGGAAAATCAGGACCGTTCTGGTCATGTTCCCAATACCCGGACTGCAAAGGCACTGTGCCGATCAGCAAAGGTACGCGTCGTCCATGA
- a CDS encoding TIGR03759 family integrating conjugative element protein, which yields MNRALLPPIVCLVSLLSTGAAMGNPVTTPSRVQDTQSTPLGRSHSKQAASWGLTEQEWTRFEQIQAGPRGFWSPNIDPLTALGVEAETDQERQRYAELQVVLEAKRAERELAYQNAYTAAWAKLFPGLLPIQGMASPPTASSPVEPRRALFVEDHCPACTAEAQRLQSSNTAFDIYLVSSQGEDERVRRWARQADIDPAKVQRQQITLNHDRGRWFSLGAAGPLPATFQQVNGQWQRLD from the coding sequence ATGAACCGAGCGCTACTGCCCCCCATCGTCTGTCTCGTTTCATTGCTTAGCACGGGCGCGGCGATGGGTAACCCTGTCACGACACCGTCACGGGTCCAGGACACACAGTCCACTCCGCTGGGGCGCTCGCACTCTAAACAGGCGGCAAGCTGGGGTCTCACGGAGCAAGAGTGGACACGCTTCGAACAGATCCAAGCCGGCCCGCGCGGTTTCTGGAGCCCGAATATCGATCCGCTGACTGCGCTCGGCGTCGAGGCAGAGACCGACCAAGAGCGCCAGCGCTATGCCGAATTGCAGGTAGTGCTGGAAGCCAAACGCGCCGAGCGCGAGTTGGCTTACCAAAACGCTTACACGGCAGCCTGGGCCAAGCTGTTTCCGGGGCTGTTGCCGATTCAGGGTATGGCATCCCCGCCCACCGCTAGCTCACCGGTAGAGCCGCGCCGAGCTTTGTTTGTCGAGGACCATTGCCCAGCGTGCACCGCCGAAGCGCAGCGTCTGCAAAGCAGTAATACAGCGTTCGATATCTACCTGGTGAGCAGCCAAGGCGAGGATGAACGCGTCCGTCGCTGGGCTCGGCAAGCGGACATCGATCCGGCCAAGGTTCAGCGCCAGCAGATTACCCTGAACCATGACCGAGGTCGCTGGTTCAGCCTGGGTGCTGCGGGGCCATTGCCCGCCACGTTTCAACAGGTGAACGGACAATGGCAACGCCTAGACTGA
- a CDS encoding lytic transglycosylase: MATPRLSGLALMLTMLAAQADELPPPAYQLAAHDASIPSTVLFAIALQESGIRVRGRLLPWPWTLNIAGIPYRFTTRAAACQALLQALARHDAKRVDVGLGQTNLGYHGQRFPSPCEALDPYRNLAVTAALLQEHHAATGDWVSAAGRYHRPAGGTPATRYRAGFSRQLERLQVSFKQGTPQ, from the coding sequence ATGGCAACGCCTAGACTGAGTGGACTTGCGCTCATGCTGACGATGCTCGCAGCCCAGGCTGACGAACTTCCGCCGCCTGCCTATCAACTAGCGGCGCATGACGCCAGCATCCCCTCAACGGTGCTGTTCGCGATTGCCCTGCAGGAGAGTGGTATCCGAGTCCGTGGTCGGCTGCTGCCCTGGCCCTGGACCCTGAACATCGCAGGAATACCTTACCGATTCACCACCCGAGCGGCCGCCTGTCAAGCCTTGCTTCAAGCACTCGCCCGGCATGACGCCAAGCGAGTTGATGTCGGTCTTGGACAAACCAACCTGGGTTACCACGGACAACGTTTCCCCAGCCCTTGCGAAGCCCTCGATCCCTACCGAAATCTCGCCGTGACTGCCGCGCTGTTGCAGGAGCATCACGCCGCTACCGGTGATTGGGTGTCAGCTGCCGGCCGATATCACCGCCCGGCAGGAGGAACGCCGGCCACGCGTTACCGCGCCGGCTTTTCCCGACAACTCGAACGATTGCAGGTTTCCTTCAAACAGGGCACACCACAATGA
- a CDS encoding DUF3158 family protein: MKPLIPTQPIPFETLTPDAFRQLEHAASLKGLLKPFKGKGELELLAQMAREIEAQLCYLMEAVAQQAGQPPYSLLDIRLVLQNTSAGSTFLRWRTRDFARMGVAVWERQISNQALPQIVREGLHRFECERIALNLQMSVVHSLYRQASTCAIKMASAERLLRQFTPAVEI, translated from the coding sequence ATGAAGCCCCTGATCCCGACTCAACCAATACCCTTCGAAACACTGACACCAGATGCCTTTCGCCAACTCGAACACGCAGCCTCCCTAAAAGGCCTTTTAAAACCTTTTAAGGGTAAGGGGGAGTTGGAACTCCTGGCGCAGATGGCGAGGGAAATCGAGGCGCAGTTATGCTACCTGATGGAGGCTGTGGCGCAGCAGGCCGGACAGCCCCCTTACTCACTGCTGGATATTCGACTGGTGCTGCAAAACACCAGTGCGGGCAGCACCTTTTTGCGTTGGCGCACCCGTGATTTTGCTCGCATGGGTGTTGCAGTCTGGGAACGCCAGATATCCAACCAAGCACTGCCGCAGATCGTACGAGAAGGATTGCACCGTTTCGAATGCGAGCGCATTGCACTGAATCTGCAAATGAGCGTGGTTCATTCGCTCTACCGCCAGGCTTCAACCTGCGCGATCAAAATGGCCAGCGCAGAACGGCTGCTGCGCCAGTTCACACCAGCAGTGGAGATATAA
- a CDS encoding helix-turn-helix domain-containing protein, which produces MAPKHPTQAQIGRMIAKHRTQRNLTQEEVAERLGIGSEAISRLERGVVELSVVKLMQLADIFDCRMDELLTESSNRPNDQGQMIAGLLSGLQESDRAFILTTVERLAAHLSSK; this is translated from the coding sequence TTGGCACCTAAACATCCGACCCAAGCCCAAATCGGGCGCATGATCGCGAAACACCGCACTCAGCGTAATCTGACCCAGGAAGAGGTGGCTGAACGCCTGGGGATCGGCAGCGAAGCCATTTCGCGCCTTGAGCGGGGTGTCGTGGAGCTTTCCGTGGTCAAGCTGATGCAACTGGCGGACATCTTCGACTGCCGGATGGATGAACTGCTGACGGAGTCGAGCAATCGCCCCAACGACCAGGGCCAGATGATCGCGGGCCTGCTGAGCGGCCTTCAAGAAAGTGACCGTGCCTTTATCCTGACGACCGTCGAACGGCTGGCCGCTCATCTCAGTAGCAAATAA